Within Deinococcota bacterium, the genomic segment AGCTCGGTGCGGCGGAAGGGGTCGCCGGCCGCGGCCTCGAGCTCCCGCTCGACCTCGGCGAGCGTCGGCGTGGGAATCGAGATGACCGAAAAGTATTCGGGTGTCCGGGTGTAGACCTGGTGGATGAGCAGGGCGTCGGCCGGTCCGGCTGGGCGGGTGGTGATGGTGACGGTCGTGACTGAGATAAGGTCCATAAAAGAAGGGCGCATCTAAAGGGCATATCTAAGCGTATCGCCTCTAAAGGAGGCGCTGCTGCTCGTCTCGGCGAACAATTCTTTATTTTCGGCTCAGTATATCCTGTCGTCGTAAGGAACAATGAGGCAGGCGTCACAGCCCGGTAGCCGGATATATCGCCGGCGCCAGAGGGTAGACTGGCCTATGGGACCATCCAGAGCAGCTTATGTCGACGGCCACCTCGACCTGGCCTTCAACGTCACCGCCTCGGCGCGCGACCTCACCCTCGAGCTGGACAGCTTGCGTTTGGGGGAGAACAAGCGCCGCCAAGAGGCCCTCGTCACCCTGCCGGAGTTGCGCCGGGGCGGGCTCAGCACCGTGTTCGCCACCCTCTTCACCATGCCCCGGCAGGCGGTCCGGCCGCCAGGCTCGAGGCCGCTTCCCGTGACCCACAGCTACGAGACGCCCGAGGAGGCCAAGGCGCTCGCCGTGGCGCAGTTGCAGCTCTATGAGGGTTGGGAGGACGAGGGTCTGGTCCGCATCCTGCGCTCGAGGAGGGACCTGGAGGCGCACCTGGAGGCTTGGACGGGGGGCGACGAGACGACCGCTCTCGTCCTCCTCATGGAGGGCGCCGACCCCATCGTCCGGCCGGACGACCTGGGCTGGTGGGTGGGGCGCGGCCTGAGGCTGCTCGGCCCCGCCTGGCAGCGGACCCGCTACTGCGGCGGCACCCATGCGCCCGGCCCCCTGAGCGACTTGGGCCGGGAGCTGGTCGAGGCGATGAAGGTGCTTCGCCTGCCCCTCGACGTCAGTCACCTGGCCGAGGAGAGCTTTTGGGACGCGCTCGAGCTCGGCCACGAGCTCATCCTGGCGAGCCACAGCAACGCCCGCGCCCTCACCGCCACCGACCGGCACCTGTCGGACGAGATGATCCGGGCGATCGGCGAGAGGGGCGGGGTGGTGGGCCTGGTCCTCGGCAACCCCTTCGTCAAGGACGGCGTGACCAGAGACAGCCCCAAGGAGAGCGTGACCTTGGCCGACGTCGGCGCCCAGGCCAGCCACGTCGCCAAGCTCATCGGCTGGGACAAGGTGGCGGTGGGCAGCGACTTCGACGGCGGCTTCGGGGTGCAGGAGACGCCCGCGGGCATCTTGCGCGGCGCGGACTTCGCCCGGCTGGGTGAGGCGGTGCCGGAGGAGGCTCGCGCGGGCTTTTTAGGCGAGAACTGGCTGCGCTTTTTGCGCCGCGTCCTGCCCTGACCTCGAGCGTGATCAGGCGCACCCGACTTTACGAGCTACGAGTCCGATAACCTCGCCGAAATGCCAGCCATTTTCGTAGGAACAGCTGCTAAACTAACTCATGCTCTTTACCATCGGTCATTCCAACCACAGTCTTGAGCACTTTTTTAAGCTTCTCGAGCAGCATGGCGTCGAGGTGCTAGCCGACGTGCGTTCCCAGCCCTACTCCAGGTATCTGCCACACTTTGGTCTCCGTCAGCTGCGGATAGCCATCAAGGGGAAAGGCGTCAAATACGTTTGGCTCGCGGCGCTTGGGGGACGTCCCAAAGAGGCGCGCTACTATGACGCTGAAGGACATGCCGATTATGCTGCCATGTCTCGAGCGGACTATTTTCTCGAGGGCTTGGGACGGTTAAAGCGTGGCATGGAGCAGTACCGCGTTGCCATCATGTGTAGCGAAGAGGATCCTGACGAGTGCCACCGCCGTCTTCTGATCGCAAGAGCGCTTTGCGAAGAGGACCCTGCGTATGCACGAGAAATCGCCCATATCCGCAAGGATGGAAAGCTCGAGGGCGAAGAAGGGAGGGGCAGTCGCGAGCAAGCGAAACATGTACAAGCCGCCCTGTGGGATAGCTCGCGACCGGAGGAAAGATGGCGGTCCCCCAAGCCTATACAATAGGTTTTACCCAAAAGAGCGCCGCGGCATTTTTTGATTTGCTGCGCCAGCAGGGCATCAGACGTCTTTTAGATGTGCGTATCAACAATACCTCACGGCTCGCAGGCTTTACCAGGAAAGAAGATCTAGCTTTTTTCCTGCGTGAACTGTGTGAAGCAGAGTACGTGCACGAGCCTTTGTTAGCCCCTACGAAAGACCTTTTAAAGAGATACCGCGATGGTGACATCAGCTGGTCAGACTACGAAAATGAGTTTTTGACCCTGATGCGCGAGCGGCAGGTTGAAGAGCACATTGCTCCTCAGCTTTTCGATGTGCCCACCGTTCTCCTTTGTAGCGAAGCGACGCCCGAACAGTGTCACCGTCGCCTTGTGCTCGAGTATCTTGGACAGGCATGGGGTGATCTTGATATCATTCACCTGTAGTGCCTATCGTGGTCAACCATCTGACCCGCATGCAAGCGGGCTATATTTGCATCGCCGGCCTCGAGCTTTTTAAGGATGCTGACGGTCGGTTTCGATTAGCTGAGCCCATCAGGCATATCAGGCCCGTAATCCGAGGACGCTTGAACATAGCTTTGCTTCATAGTTTGGGAGGGCCACCAACTGTTGGCTCGCTTATCGATTTAGGGGATACCTTACCGAAGCGCCCCAGAAAGCCCCTGGCTTTAGACATGGGGATGAATGGGGTGCTATACTGCTTGTAGGACGAAAGTTCAGAGCACAATGACAGTAGAGATACGCGGTTGCACAGACAAAACGCTCTGTGCGTAAAATCTCTGGCGTACAAAGAAACTCCGGTCCTTCGGGACTGCCCGTTGGTTCTTGAGGTTCCAACGGGCGGGGTGCATGGCACACCCCTAAGCTCGGTAAACTTGTCCAAACCTTGTTTGGCGTGAGTGAGAACGAGAATCCCCCGGCTTTAGCCGTGGGGAGTGTCAA encodes:
- a CDS encoding dipeptidase, with the translated sequence MGPSRAAYVDGHLDLAFNVTASARDLTLELDSLRLGENKRRQEALVTLPELRRGGLSTVFATLFTMPRQAVRPPGSRPLPVTHSYETPEEAKALAVAQLQLYEGWEDEGLVRILRSRRDLEAHLEAWTGGDETTALVLLMEGADPIVRPDDLGWWVGRGLRLLGPAWQRTRYCGGTHAPGPLSDLGRELVEAMKVLRLPLDVSHLAEESFWDALELGHELILASHSNARALTATDRHLSDEMIRAIGERGGVVGLVLGNPFVKDGVTRDSPKESVTLADVGAQASHVAKLIGWDKVAVGSDFDGGFGVQETPAGILRGADFARLGEAVPEEARAGFLGENWLRFLRRVLP
- a CDS encoding DUF488 domain-containing protein is translated as MLFTIGHSNHSLEHFFKLLEQHGVEVLADVRSQPYSRYLPHFGLRQLRIAIKGKGVKYVWLAALGGRPKEARYYDAEGHADYAAMSRADYFLEGLGRLKRGMEQYRVAIMCSEEDPDECHRRLLIARALCEEDPAYAREIAHIRKDGKLEGEEGRGSREQAKHVQAALWDSSRPEERWRSPKPIQ
- a CDS encoding DUF488 domain-containing protein, whose translation is MAVPQAYTIGFTQKSAAAFFDLLRQQGIRRLLDVRINNTSRLAGFTRKEDLAFFLRELCEAEYVHEPLLAPTKDLLKRYRDGDISWSDYENEFLTLMRERQVEEHIAPQLFDVPTVLLCSEATPEQCHRRLVLEYLGQAWGDLDIIHL